One genomic window of Candidatus Oleimmundimicrobium sp. includes the following:
- the ahcY gene encoding adenosylhomocysteinase, translating to MNYDIKDKKLAPEGKLRIEWADNQMPVLKTMREDFSKEKPLDGVKISACLHVTTETANLMRTLKAGGADVVLCASNPLSTQDDVAACLVEDYKIPVFAINGEGNETYYQHINAVIDHKPVIVVDDGADLISILHSKRKSEAANIIGGMEETTTGVIRLKSLSDRGILTFPIVAVNDANTKHLFDNRYGTGQSTIDGILRATNILFAGKVVVVGGYGWCGRGIATRAKGMGANVVIVEVDPLKALEAVMDGFRVMPLLEAAKIGDIFTTVTGDIHVLRKEHFEVMKDGAILSNSGHFNVEIDIPALEKMSKKKRKTRKFVEEFTLANGNRINLLAEGRLVNLAAAEGHPASVMDMSFANQALSAEFIKRNSKVLENKVYSVPTEIDDKIAKLKLASMGIKIDKLTKEQEKYLKSWEIGT from the coding sequence GTGAATTACGATATTAAAGACAAAAAACTTGCGCCTGAAGGTAAACTTCGCATAGAGTGGGCCGACAATCAAATGCCTGTTCTTAAAACAATGAGGGAGGATTTTTCAAAAGAAAAACCTCTTGATGGAGTTAAAATTTCTGCTTGTTTGCACGTTACTACCGAAACAGCCAACTTAATGAGGACGCTTAAAGCGGGAGGGGCAGATGTTGTTTTATGTGCTTCGAATCCTTTAAGTACGCAAGATGATGTGGCTGCTTGTTTAGTTGAGGATTACAAAATACCCGTTTTTGCTATTAACGGTGAGGGTAATGAGACCTATTATCAGCATATTAATGCTGTTATAGATCACAAACCAGTAATTGTTGTTGATGATGGCGCTGATTTAATTTCTATTCTTCATTCCAAAAGAAAAAGTGAAGCTGCCAATATTATTGGAGGAATGGAGGAGACGACAACCGGTGTTATAAGATTAAAAAGTTTATCTGATAGGGGAATTTTAACATTCCCAATAGTTGCGGTTAACGATGCGAACACTAAACATCTTTTTGATAATCGTTACGGTACGGGCCAGAGCACAATAGATGGAATTTTAAGGGCGACCAATATTTTATTTGCCGGGAAGGTTGTTGTTGTAGGGGGGTATGGTTGGTGCGGCCGGGGAATTGCTACTCGAGCTAAAGGAATGGGAGCCAATGTCGTAATTGTAGAAGTTGACCCACTTAAGGCGTTAGAAGCGGTAATGGATGGGTTCAGAGTTATGCCTTTACTTGAGGCTGCAAAAATTGGGGATATTTTTACAACGGTAACTGGTGATATTCATGTTTTGCGAAAAGAGCATTTTGAAGTGATGAAGGACGGAGCAATACTTTCTAATTCAGGCCATTTCAACGTGGAGATAGATATTCCCGCATTGGAGAAGATGTCAAAGAAAAAAAGAAAAACCAGAAAGTTTGTTGAAGAATTTACATTGGCCAACGGCAACCGGATTAATTTGCTTGCTGAAGGGCGTTTAGTTAATTTGGCGGCAGCCGAAGGCCACCCGGCAAGTGTTATGGATATGAGTTTTGCGAATCAAGCGCTTTCCGCTGAGTTTATAAAACGGAATTCAAAAGTTTTGGAGAATAAGGTTTACTCTGTGCCTACTGAAATTGATGATAAAATTGCAAAATTGAAACTTGCTTCAATGGGAATAAAAATAGACAAGTTAACCAAAGAACAAGAGAAATATCTTAAATCTTGGGAAATAGGAACATAG